In Corynebacterium matruchotii, a single genomic region encodes these proteins:
- the ileS gene encoding isoleucine--tRNA ligase — MTGGSQRFSDMEQQVLRYWDLDQTFQASCDNRETSPEYVFYDGPPFANGLPHYGHLLTGYVKDIIPRYKTMRGYKVARVFGWDCHGLPAELEAEKQLGIKDKGQIEAMGLEKFNEYCAQSVLQYTEEWKAYVTRQARWVDFDNGYKTMDLDFMESVMWAFKTLYDNGLIYQGFRVLPYSWAEHTPLSNQETRLDDSYKMRQDPAVTVTMPLVDTPGHPLGAALAGVNALIWTTTPWTLPSNLAIAVNPDVTYAVVRAADGERYLLADNLVAGYAKELGDYEIEHTYAGQELAGLGYQPPYDFFLDEPKAFRILVADYVTTEDGTGVVHQAPAFGEDDMLTCQQAGIGVVIPVDMDGKFTSLVPPYEGMLVFDANKDIIRDLKAAGRILRHQTIEHSYPHSWRSGQPLIYMALPSWFVAVTKFRDRMVELNHDLIEWMPEHIRDGQFGKWLEGARDWNISRNRYWGSPIPVWVSDSEEYPRVDVYGSLDELERDFGVRPASLHRPYIDELTRPNPDDPTGKSTMRRVPEVLDCWFESGSMPFAQKHYPFENKEWFDDHSPADFIVEYSGQSRGWFYTLHVLATALFDRPAFKKVVAHGIVLGDDGLKMSKSKGNYPNVNEVFDRDGSDAMRWFLMSSPILRGGNLIVTEQGIREGVRQALLPMWNAYSFLKLYSATPARIATDSTDILDRYILAKLHNLVAGVTDALDDTDIARACDEVRWFCDVLTNWYVRRSRQRFWEGDEAHPEAFNTLYTVLEALTRVTAPLLPMLSEVIWRGLTGERSVHLADFPAADDFPADNDLVTAMDSMRGVCSATNSIRKAHKLRNRLPLPKLTVAMANSQQLATFADIIRSEVNVKELSLTDDVDSIGTFEVVVNAKIAGPRLGKDVQKAIKAVKAGNYERTDHGTVIADGVELQPDEFTERLVAADPTATAQIDGVDGLVLLDTHVTEELEAEGWAADVIRGLQDARKLMDLEVSDRITVTLGVPAEKEQWALRHADTIAGEVLATSLDIIVGDIPDGLSIVSDVTAAITKN, encoded by the coding sequence ATGACCGGGGGTTCCCAGCGCTTTTCCGACATGGAACAACAGGTCCTGCGCTACTGGGACCTTGATCAAACCTTCCAAGCCTCCTGCGACAACCGGGAAACCAGCCCCGAATATGTGTTCTATGATGGGCCGCCGTTTGCCAACGGGCTACCGCACTATGGGCACCTGCTGACCGGCTACGTCAAAGACATCATCCCCAGGTACAAAACCATGCGCGGCTACAAGGTGGCGCGCGTATTCGGTTGGGACTGCCACGGCCTGCCCGCCGAACTGGAGGCCGAAAAACAGCTGGGTATCAAAGACAAAGGCCAAATCGAGGCCATGGGCCTGGAAAAATTCAACGAGTACTGCGCCCAAAGCGTGCTGCAATACACGGAGGAATGGAAAGCCTACGTCACCCGGCAGGCCCGGTGGGTCGATTTCGATAACGGCTACAAAACCATGGACCTGGATTTCATGGAATCCGTCATGTGGGCGTTCAAAACCCTCTACGATAACGGCCTGATCTACCAGGGCTTCCGGGTGCTGCCCTATTCCTGGGCCGAACACACACCCCTCTCCAATCAGGAAACCCGCCTGGACGACTCCTACAAAATGCGGCAAGATCCCGCGGTCACCGTCACCATGCCGCTGGTGGACACCCCAGGCCATCCGCTCGGGGCCGCGCTCGCCGGCGTCAATGCTCTCATCTGGACGACCACGCCGTGGACCCTGCCCTCCAACCTGGCCATCGCCGTCAATCCGGACGTCACCTATGCCGTGGTGCGGGCCGCCGACGGGGAACGCTACCTGCTGGCCGACAACCTGGTTGCCGGATACGCCAAAGAACTCGGCGACTATGAAATCGAACACACATACGCCGGCCAGGAGTTGGCGGGGCTGGGATACCAACCCCCCTACGACTTCTTCCTGGATGAGCCGAAGGCGTTCCGCATCCTCGTCGCCGACTATGTGACCACCGAGGACGGCACCGGCGTGGTCCACCAAGCCCCCGCATTCGGTGAAGACGACATGCTCACCTGCCAGCAGGCCGGCATCGGCGTGGTCATTCCGGTGGACATGGACGGCAAATTCACCTCCCTCGTGCCCCCCTACGAGGGCATGCTGGTGTTCGACGCCAACAAAGACATCATCCGGGACCTCAAGGCGGCCGGCCGAATCCTCCGCCACCAAACCATCGAACACTCCTACCCGCACTCGTGGCGGTCCGGGCAGCCACTCATCTACATGGCGCTGCCCTCCTGGTTCGTGGCGGTCACCAAATTCCGGGACCGCATGGTCGAACTCAACCACGACCTGATCGAATGGATGCCCGAACACATCCGGGACGGCCAATTCGGCAAATGGCTCGAAGGCGCCCGCGACTGGAACATCTCCCGCAACCGCTACTGGGGCTCGCCCATCCCCGTGTGGGTGTCCGACTCCGAGGAATACCCGCGGGTCGACGTGTACGGCTCCCTGGACGAGCTCGAACGTGATTTCGGGGTGCGCCCCGCATCCCTGCACCGGCCATACATCGACGAACTCACCCGGCCCAACCCCGACGATCCCACCGGGAAATCCACCATGCGGCGGGTGCCGGAAGTCCTCGACTGCTGGTTCGAATCCGGCTCCATGCCGTTCGCCCAAAAACACTACCCGTTCGAAAACAAAGAATGGTTCGACGACCACTCCCCGGCGGATTTCATCGTGGAATACTCCGGCCAATCCCGTGGCTGGTTCTATACCCTGCACGTGCTCGCCACCGCCCTGTTCGACCGCCCGGCGTTCAAAAAGGTTGTGGCCCACGGCATCGTGCTTGGCGACGACGGGCTCAAAATGAGCAAGTCCAAGGGAAACTACCCCAACGTCAACGAGGTGTTTGACCGGGACGGATCCGACGCCATGCGCTGGTTCCTCATGTCCAGCCCCATCCTGCGCGGCGGCAACCTCATCGTCACCGAGCAGGGTATCAGGGAAGGCGTGCGGCAGGCCCTGCTGCCCATGTGGAACGCCTACAGCTTCCTCAAACTGTACTCCGCCACCCCGGCTCGCATTGCCACCGACTCCACCGACATCCTTGACCGGTACATCCTGGCTAAACTGCACAACCTGGTGGCGGGCGTCACCGACGCCCTCGACGACACCGACATCGCCAGGGCCTGCGACGAAGTGCGGTGGTTCTGCGACGTGCTCACCAACTGGTATGTGCGCCGCTCCCGCCAACGCTTCTGGGAAGGCGACGAAGCCCACCCCGAGGCCTTCAACACCCTCTACACGGTGCTAGAGGCCCTCACCCGGGTGACCGCGCCCCTGCTACCAATGCTGTCCGAAGTCATCTGGCGAGGCCTCACCGGCGAACGCTCCGTGCACCTGGCAGACTTCCCGGCGGCCGACGACTTCCCGGCCGACAACGACCTGGTGACCGCCATGGACTCCATGCGGGGCGTGTGCTCGGCCACCAATTCGATCCGGAAAGCCCACAAGCTGCGCAACCGGCTCCCGCTGCCCAAACTCACCGTCGCCATGGCCAACTCCCAACAATTGGCCACCTTTGCCGACATCATCCGCAGCGAAGTCAATGTGAAAGAACTCAGCCTCACCGACGACGTGGACAGCATCGGCACCTTCGAAGTCGTCGTCAACGCCAAGATTGCCGGCCCCCGACTGGGCAAAGACGTGCAGAAAGCCATCAAGGCGGTCAAGGCCGGCAACTATGAGCGCACCGACCACGGCACCGTCATCGCCGATGGGGTAGAGCTCCAGCCTGATGAATTCACGGAACGCCTCGTCGCCGCCGACCCGACCGCTACCGCCCAAATCGACGGCGTGGACGGCCTGGTGCTGCTCGACACCCACGTCACCGAGGAGCTAGAGGCCGAAGGGTGGGCCGCCGACGTGATCCGTGGGCTGCAAGACGCCCGTAAACTCATGGACCTGGAGGTATCCGACCGCATCACCGTCACCCTGGGTGTGCCGGCTGAAAAAGAACAGTGGGCGCTCCGCCACGCCGACACCATCGCCGGGGAAGTCCTGGCCACCAGCCTCGACATCATCGTGGGCGACATCCCCGACGGTTTGAGCATTGTATCCGACGTGACCGCGGCAATCACCAAGAACTAA
- a CDS encoding SGNH/GDSL hydrolase family protein, which yields MKKSRSLAAKIVALLTVTTAAVMVPTPAVAQSKLRETVSNPGAYDPVPNGGSEYVAFGDSFAANPTYWDQVEPREDNALCRWSKNSYPVQLKPNFSSTFIATCAGSVIEKDAGPEQKSNLIDRVRYAERAGALGPGTKIVTITAGANEAWDGIIRDYGVLQSWRRITPAEYGRRIGPSVRRIHELAPNARVLLVGYPHVVDSDRRLCAINMPKERIGVPVRVVVPDRVMVDYLGTINESMRELGAELHTEFVDIAAGFEGHGSCQPLEQRWVKNIIDDQAQDQIMAWHLTERGVAAQASMIMERVHRR from the coding sequence TTGAAGAAAAGCCGCAGTTTAGCGGCAAAAATAGTCGCATTGCTTACCGTGACGACGGCCGCTGTTATGGTGCCCACACCGGCGGTGGCGCAGAGCAAACTGCGGGAGACCGTGAGCAATCCAGGAGCGTACGATCCAGTGCCAAATGGCGGGTCGGAGTATGTGGCGTTCGGGGACTCGTTTGCGGCGAATCCCACCTATTGGGACCAGGTAGAGCCGCGGGAGGATAATGCGCTGTGCCGGTGGAGCAAGAATTCGTATCCGGTGCAGTTGAAGCCGAATTTTTCGTCGACGTTCATTGCCACCTGCGCTGGTTCGGTGATTGAGAAGGATGCCGGCCCAGAACAGAAGTCGAATTTGATTGATCGGGTGCGGTATGCGGAGCGCGCCGGGGCGTTGGGCCCGGGCACGAAGATTGTGACGATCACTGCAGGTGCGAACGAAGCCTGGGATGGGATCATTCGGGACTATGGGGTGTTGCAATCGTGGCGGCGGATTACGCCGGCGGAGTATGGGCGGCGGATTGGGCCGTCGGTGCGCCGGATTCATGAGTTGGCACCGAATGCGCGGGTGCTATTGGTGGGGTACCCGCATGTGGTGGATTCGGATCGGCGGTTGTGTGCGATTAATATGCCGAAAGAGCGGATAGGCGTTCCGGTTCGGGTTGTGGTGCCGGATCGGGTGATGGTTGATTACCTGGGGACGATAAACGAGTCGATGCGCGAGTTGGGTGCGGAGTTGCACACCGAGTTTGTGGATATCGCCGCGGGTTTTGAGGGGCATGGTTCGTGTCAGCCACTGGAGCAGCGGTGGGTGAAGAACATCATTGATGACCAGGCGCAGGATCAGATCATGGCGTGGCATTTGACCGAACGCGGGGTGGCGGCGCAGGCCAGCATGATTATGGAGCGGGTGCATCGCCGCTAG
- a CDS encoding DNA polymerase IV — MYQRWVLHIDMDAFFASVEQLTRPTLRGRPVLVGGTSGRGVVAGASYEARRFGAHSAMPMHQARALVGFSAITVQPRIGLYRVASRRVFDLVARNVGTIEQISVDEAFLEPIGLRGATPDDVATWANNLRTQIRQETGLPSSIGAGPGKQSAKIASSMAKPNGLYIIPKDQEADILGPLPVRKLWGVGPVSEIKLQRMGVKTIADLANLPQTEVEASLGKTVGLGLWHRARGIDTAPVEPRAEAKSVGAEYTYPHDLTTRPEVDAAIDRAFEAALRRLRTDGRGARTVNVKLKLADFHTLTRAQSFPYAIDDPAILRNATNLLVRYPHEVGPIRLVGVSFSNLDHPSQEMLFPDLHPATPTTAPTHSVDWEAGVRGNNPPDEDATNPAANLITTDGWYPTQDVTHPDHGHGWIQGIGHGKLTVRFETRTTPRGHTCTFATTNPDLQPADPLTSLDWDDWLAEHQ, encoded by the coding sequence ATGTATCAACGTTGGGTTCTCCACATCGACATGGATGCGTTCTTCGCGTCGGTGGAACAACTCACCCGCCCCACACTCCGCGGCCGCCCCGTGCTCGTCGGCGGCACCTCCGGTCGCGGTGTGGTCGCCGGCGCCTCCTACGAGGCCCGCCGCTTTGGCGCCCATTCCGCCATGCCCATGCACCAAGCCCGGGCGCTCGTGGGGTTTTCGGCCATTACTGTCCAGCCCCGCATCGGCCTCTACCGGGTAGCTTCACGACGTGTCTTCGACCTGGTGGCCCGCAACGTTGGCACTATCGAACAAATCAGCGTCGACGAAGCTTTCCTCGAACCCATAGGCCTGCGCGGGGCTACGCCTGACGACGTAGCAACCTGGGCCAATAATCTTCGAACACAAATTCGCCAGGAGACCGGCTTGCCGTCTTCCATTGGTGCGGGCCCCGGCAAACAAAGCGCCAAAATCGCCTCCAGCATGGCCAAACCCAACGGGCTTTATATCATCCCCAAAGATCAGGAAGCCGACATCCTCGGCCCCCTGCCGGTGCGTAAACTCTGGGGAGTCGGCCCGGTCTCCGAAATCAAACTCCAGCGCATGGGCGTCAAAACCATCGCCGACCTCGCCAACCTGCCCCAAACCGAAGTCGAGGCCAGCCTCGGAAAAACCGTGGGCCTTGGCCTCTGGCACCGCGCCCGCGGCATCGACACCGCCCCCGTTGAACCCCGCGCCGAGGCGAAATCCGTTGGTGCCGAATATACCTACCCCCACGACCTCACCACCCGACCCGAAGTGGACGCCGCCATCGACCGGGCGTTCGAAGCCGCCCTCCGCCGGCTCCGCACCGATGGTCGCGGCGCCCGTACCGTGAACGTCAAACTCAAGCTCGCCGACTTTCACACCCTCACCCGCGCCCAATCCTTCCCCTACGCCATAGATGACCCTGCCATCCTCCGAAACGCCACCAACCTCCTCGTCCGCTACCCCCACGAGGTCGGACCTATCCGACTCGTCGGTGTCTCCTTCAGCAACCTTGACCACCCCAGCCAAGAAATGCTGTTCCCCGACCTGCACCCCGCCACACCCACCACCGCTCCTACCCACAGCGTTGACTGGGAGGCCGGGGTGCGGGGCAATAACCCGCCCGACGAAGACGCCACAAACCCTGCCGCCAATCTCATTACCACCGACGGCTGGTACCCCACCCAAGACGTCACCCACCCCGATCACGGCCACGGCTGGATTCAGGGCATCGGCCACGGCAAACTCACCGTCCGATTTGAAACCCGCACCACGCCCCGCGGCCACACCTGCACCTTTGCCACCACCAACCCCGACCTCCAACCGGCCGACCCCCTCACCAGCCTCGACTGGGATGATTGGCTGGCAGAACACCAATGA
- a CDS encoding asparaginase: MTDQNHPNKAQPKVIIITTGGTISCTTDPTGALVPTVAGTTLVQPVADRFAGNLTIEVRELTRLDSSSLTFADLDTIIAACHDALTDPTVVGVVVTHGTDSMEETAVALDTFHTDPRPIVLTGSQKPYDHPESDGFANLFEAVMIASDTSARDIGVLVVFGHAVLPARGVCKWHTSDELAFATNAPEEPTRADPIPLVPLKDTQVAIISAYPGAPGTLVEAAIAAGVQGLVVEAMGSGNVGVEMGRTLGAALDRGIPVVITTRVPRGEVSGKYGGAGGGATLAAKGAVGSTYFRAGQARVLLAAAIASGVSPFTLF; the protein is encoded by the coding sequence ATGACTGACCAAAACCACCCGAATAAAGCTCAGCCCAAAGTAATCATCATCACCACTGGCGGCACGATCTCCTGCACCACCGACCCCACCGGGGCGCTGGTGCCCACCGTGGCAGGCACCACCCTCGTGCAACCCGTCGCCGACCGATTTGCCGGAAACCTCACCATCGAGGTGCGGGAACTCACCCGCCTGGATTCCTCCTCCCTCACCTTCGCCGACCTGGACACCATCATTGCCGCCTGCCACGACGCCTTGACCGACCCCACCGTCGTGGGGGTCGTCGTCACGCACGGCACCGACTCCATGGAAGAAACCGCCGTCGCGCTCGACACCTTCCACACCGACCCCCGCCCCATCGTGCTCACCGGCTCCCAAAAACCCTACGACCATCCCGAATCCGATGGGTTCGCTAATCTATTCGAAGCCGTCATGATTGCCTCAGACACGTCCGCCCGCGACATTGGGGTGCTCGTCGTCTTCGGGCATGCGGTGCTCCCCGCCCGCGGCGTGTGCAAATGGCACACCAGCGACGAGCTTGCCTTCGCCACCAACGCCCCCGAGGAACCCACCCGGGCCGACCCCATCCCCCTGGTGCCCCTCAAAGACACGCAGGTCGCCATCATTTCCGCCTATCCCGGCGCGCCGGGCACATTGGTGGAGGCGGCGATAGCTGCCGGGGTTCAGGGCCTGGTGGTGGAGGCCATGGGTTCGGGAAACGTGGGTGTGGAGATGGGTCGCACCCTGGGGGCAGCATTGGATCGGGGGATTCCGGTGGTGATCACGACTCGGGTGCCGCGGGGTGAGGTGTCCGGTAAATATGGTGGCGCCGGTGGGGGCGCCACGTTGGCAGCAAAGGGGGCGGTGGGGTCGACGTATTTTCGGGCCGGTCAGGCCCGGGTGTTGTTGGCGGCCGCGATTGCGAGTGGGGTAAGCCCGTTCACGCTGTTCTAG
- a CDS encoding peptidylprolyl isomerase produces the protein MKRFATGLFCALAIPLVVGVSACSTQSSTEGAASTAATTTMAQEIPEFVEKCQVKPISSEKEQAKKEEGKAEGGASEQPKASGSKTAAKSSQADSAAKDSGETAMVPEQFLTKDVTLTLKTTAGDIPMKLTASKTPCAASTIASLAKQGFYNKTVCHRITTEEIYVLQCGDPDGTGEGGPGFVFKDEYPVGTDQSNLYKPGVVAMANAGQNTNGSQFFVTYADSPLPAYYTIFGSVSEAGMKTVQAIAKKGTKGGVPDGQPSTEVRIDKAVVSE, from the coding sequence ATGAAACGTTTTGCCACTGGTTTGTTTTGTGCACTTGCGATACCACTTGTGGTGGGGGTGTCGGCGTGTAGCACCCAATCGTCCACGGAGGGTGCCGCCTCGACCGCGGCCACGACAACCATGGCGCAGGAAATCCCCGAATTTGTGGAAAAATGCCAGGTGAAGCCGATCTCGTCCGAGAAGGAGCAGGCCAAGAAGGAAGAGGGGAAGGCCGAGGGCGGCGCGAGCGAGCAGCCGAAAGCCTCCGGGAGTAAGACAGCAGCAAAGTCCTCCCAGGCCGATTCCGCGGCGAAGGATTCGGGGGAGACCGCCATGGTGCCAGAACAATTCCTCACCAAGGATGTGACGCTCACGCTCAAAACCACTGCCGGGGACATTCCCATGAAGCTCACGGCGTCAAAAACCCCCTGCGCCGCCTCCACCATCGCGTCCCTGGCCAAGCAGGGATTCTACAATAAAACCGTGTGCCACCGGATCACCACGGAAGAAATTTACGTGCTGCAATGCGGCGACCCGGATGGGACGGGAGAAGGCGGCCCAGGGTTCGTATTCAAAGACGAATACCCGGTGGGTACGGACCAGTCGAACCTGTACAAGCCCGGGGTGGTAGCGATGGCGAATGCCGGGCAGAACACGAATGGTTCCCAGTTTTTCGTCACCTATGCGGATTCGCCGCTGCCGGCCTACTACACCATTTTCGGCAGCGTTTCCGAGGCGGGGATGAAGACGGTGCAGGCGATCGCCAAGAAGGGCACGAAAGGGGGCGTGCCCGACGGCCAGCCGTCGACGGAGGTGCGCATCGATAAGGCCGTCGTGTCCGAATAA
- the lspA gene encoding signal peptidase II, with protein sequence MIATDRGTRFVAFMVTIIVIVGVIDQVTKTLMVNMLADNKIIYIIGDWFRFRLLFNPGAAFSMGQGSTWLFTCFQLAFLIGVLWYSPKVRDRWIALGLALIGGGALGNLGDRLFRAPQFFLGHVVDFISVGDFAVFNIADSAITCGVAVFLIATLLEGRGQGQKTPPEKSLDDAANSSQGAQPATPVEEQQR encoded by the coding sequence GTGATTGCAACGGATAGGGGAACCAGATTTGTCGCTTTTATGGTGACCATCATCGTCATTGTTGGCGTTATTGACCAAGTAACGAAGACGCTCATGGTGAACATGCTTGCCGATAATAAGATTATTTACATTATCGGCGACTGGTTTCGCTTCCGTCTCCTCTTCAACCCGGGTGCCGCCTTCAGCATGGGGCAGGGATCAACCTGGCTGTTTACCTGCTTCCAACTGGCGTTTCTCATTGGCGTGCTGTGGTACTCGCCGAAAGTGCGGGACCGGTGGATCGCCCTGGGGTTGGCGCTGATCGGCGGCGGGGCCCTAGGCAACCTGGGCGATCGACTGTTTCGTGCCCCCCAATTCTTCCTAGGTCATGTGGTGGATTTCATTTCCGTGGGGGATTTCGCCGTGTTCAACATCGCCGATTCCGCCATCACCTGCGGGGTTGCGGTATTCCTCATCGCCACGCTGCTGGAAGGCCGGGGACAAGGCCAAAAAACACCCCCTGAAAAATCCCTCGACGACGCCGCCAATAGCAGCCAGGGTGCGCAGCCGGCCACGCCGGTGGAGGAGCAGCAGCGATGA
- a CDS encoding RluA family pseudouridine synthase: MSRETRSLPVPEGLADMRVDVALSKLFGLSRTVSADLATKGDVLIDGKPATKSDKITDGAWLEVLLPEPQKPLVPTEELVDGLEILYADEDLIAVDKPVGVAAHPTVGWDGPTVVGGLAAAGYRISTSGPPERNGIVQRLDVGTSGVMVVAASERGYSVLKRAFKERTVSKTYHALVQGHMDPLAGTIEANIGRHPSSGWKFAVTSDGKHAVTHYETLEAFVAASLLEVHLETGRTHQIRVHMSALHHPCCGDPMYGADPQLSARLGLNRQWLHAVKLGFYHPADGRWLEIESPYPPDLRHALEVLRAEQ; encoded by the coding sequence ATGAGTCGGGAAACTCGGTCGCTGCCGGTCCCGGAGGGACTCGCCGACATGCGCGTTGACGTGGCATTATCGAAACTGTTTGGGCTTTCGCGCACCGTTTCCGCCGACCTGGCCACCAAGGGTGACGTGCTCATTGATGGCAAACCCGCCACCAAATCCGACAAAATCACTGACGGGGCCTGGCTGGAGGTGCTGCTGCCCGAACCGCAGAAACCCCTGGTGCCCACGGAAGAACTGGTGGATGGGCTGGAAATCCTCTACGCCGACGAGGATCTCATCGCGGTGGACAAACCCGTCGGGGTTGCGGCGCACCCCACCGTGGGCTGGGACGGTCCCACCGTGGTGGGCGGGCTGGCCGCGGCCGGCTACCGCATCTCCACATCCGGCCCCCCAGAGCGCAACGGTATCGTGCAGCGGCTCGACGTGGGCACATCAGGCGTGATGGTGGTGGCCGCCTCCGAACGCGGCTATTCCGTGCTCAAGCGGGCGTTTAAGGAACGCACAGTGTCGAAAACTTACCATGCGCTGGTGCAGGGGCACATGGATCCGCTGGCCGGCACAATCGAGGCAAATATCGGCCGGCACCCGTCTTCCGGCTGGAAGTTTGCCGTGACCAGCGACGGCAAGCATGCGGTGACGCATTACGAAACCCTGGAGGCGTTTGTTGCCGCATCCCTGCTAGAGGTGCATTTAGAAACCGGCCGCACGCATCAGATTCGGGTGCACATGTCGGCGCTGCACCATCCGTGCTGCGGAGATCCCATGTATGGCGCGGACCCGCAACTATCCGCCCGGCTGGGCCTCAACCGGCAATGGCTGCACGCGGTGAAGCTGGGGTTTTACCACCCGGCGGACGGCCGGTGGCTAGAGATCGAATCACCATACCCGCCAGACCTGCGGCATGCCCTGGAAGTGCTGCGCGCCGAGCAATAA
- a CDS encoding YgaP family membrane protein, translating into MADILRRLWLLSLGMKKNLSDSNRLTRVAAAVVLWILSFIVSKSPLKIIFRLLGTVLGVSGAVGFCPAKCLLGGDQCPTNF; encoded by the coding sequence ATGGCCGATATTTTGCGCCGGCTTTGGCTATTGTCGTTAGGTATGAAGAAAAACCTCAGTGATTCCAATCGTCTTACCCGTGTCGCCGCAGCCGTAGTGCTGTGGATTCTTTCGTTTATCGTCTCCAAGTCCCCGCTGAAGATTATCTTCCGGCTGCTGGGCACCGTTTTGGGTGTCTCCGGCGCCGTGGGTTTCTGCCCCGCCAAGTGCCTCCTTGGCGGCGACCAGTGCCCGACTAACTTCTAG
- the rarD gene encoding EamA family transporter RarD has protein sequence MPFAIAAYVLWGIFPAFFPLLTPAAPLEIIGHRIVWTAVVMSIIMSCTKTGWLELRRASVRTWGWLGLASVLVATNWLVYVIAVNSNHVADAALGYYINPLVNVLLGLVFLSERLRPLQKTSITVAATAVVMLTIIAGQPPVQALMLAFSFGFYGLVKKRVDMSAMASLTAETLILAPVAAGYLLVLEARGTGTFGHVSVGHSLLLMTAGLVTAVPLLLFGIAARRIQLSTIGMLQYLTPTMQMLWAVFVTREEIAPLRWVAFGIIWVAVALYFLDILRFRSTNGRRKASTG, from the coding sequence ATGCCTTTTGCCATTGCTGCTTACGTGCTATGGGGGATATTTCCAGCGTTTTTCCCACTACTCACCCCGGCCGCCCCTCTGGAGATTATTGGGCATCGTATCGTGTGGACCGCGGTGGTGATGTCGATCATTATGAGCTGTACCAAGACCGGGTGGTTGGAGCTGCGGCGGGCGTCGGTGCGCACCTGGGGGTGGTTGGGTTTGGCGTCGGTGCTGGTTGCCACGAACTGGTTGGTGTATGTGATTGCCGTGAATTCGAATCATGTGGCGGATGCCGCCCTGGGCTATTACATTAATCCCCTGGTGAATGTGCTGCTTGGGCTGGTGTTTTTGTCGGAGCGACTCCGACCTTTACAGAAAACTAGTATCACGGTGGCAGCGACTGCTGTGGTGATGTTGACGATTATTGCGGGTCAGCCGCCGGTGCAGGCCCTCATGTTGGCGTTTTCGTTTGGGTTTTATGGCCTGGTGAAAAAGCGGGTGGACATGTCGGCCATGGCATCGTTGACGGCGGAAACCCTGATTTTGGCCCCGGTTGCGGCCGGCTATCTGCTGGTGTTGGAGGCGCGCGGCACCGGCACGTTCGGGCACGTCAGCGTGGGGCATAGCCTGCTGCTCATGACGGCGGGCCTGGTCACCGCCGTGCCACTGTTGTTGTTTGGGATCGCGGCGCGGCGGATCCAATTATCCACCATTGGCATGCTGCAATATTTAACCCCCACGATGCAAATGCTGTGGGCGGTGTTTGTCACCCGGGAGGAGATCGCGCCACTGCGTTGGGTTGCGTTTGGGATTATTTGGGTGGCAGTGGCCCTCTATTTCCTCGATATCCTGCGGTTTCGCAGCACCAATGGGCGTCGAAAAGCGTCGACCGGCTAG